Proteins encoded together in one Chitinophaga sp. LS1 window:
- a CDS encoding LacI family DNA-binding transcriptional regulator → MKGISIKDIAQQAGVSPTTVSFVLNGKGKEKRISEQVSKRILKIAGKLKYKPNQLARGLRTGKTKTIGLIVEDIANNFFANVAKVVEDEADKYGYKVLFGSTEDNEEKARGLLEVLRYRQVDGYIITPTLNLDKDIASLAKPVVLMDRYFPNVKDLSYVVVDNFQGAVTAVDHLVAKGYKHIGIITTTSHQIQMQQRLEGFTAALKKHGLPSGKNVIKRLPFDLDRPGYTQEITKYLQNNRELDAVFFATNYLGICGIESIRSLGLQIGSELGMVSFDDHDIFRLLSPAVTCVAQPVEEIGRMLIRILMAELDETAEGPQQVVLPLELRERESSMPDKQLTKA, encoded by the coding sequence GTGAAAGGAATATCGATTAAAGATATCGCCCAGCAGGCCGGCGTTTCTCCAACCACCGTTTCTTTCGTTCTCAATGGTAAAGGAAAAGAAAAAAGAATAAGCGAACAGGTAAGCAAACGTATTTTGAAGATTGCCGGCAAGCTAAAGTATAAACCTAACCAACTGGCACGTGGTTTACGCACTGGTAAAACCAAAACAATCGGGTTAATCGTAGAAGACATTGCCAATAATTTCTTTGCCAACGTAGCGAAAGTAGTAGAAGACGAAGCCGACAAGTACGGCTACAAAGTACTCTTCGGCAGCACCGAAGACAATGAAGAAAAGGCCCGTGGCCTGTTGGAGGTGCTCCGATACCGCCAGGTAGACGGGTATATCATTACGCCCACCCTCAACCTGGACAAGGACATTGCCTCCCTGGCAAAGCCCGTCGTACTCATGGACCGTTATTTTCCGAACGTCAAAGACTTGTCTTATGTGGTAGTAGACAACTTCCAGGGGGCTGTCACTGCGGTCGATCATCTGGTGGCAAAGGGCTATAAGCATATTGGAATCATTACCACTACCTCGCACCAGATACAGATGCAACAGCGTTTGGAAGGCTTTACAGCTGCCCTGAAGAAACATGGCCTGCCATCGGGTAAGAATGTGATCAAACGGCTGCCTTTTGACCTGGATAGGCCCGGGTATACTCAGGAGATCACCAAATACCTGCAGAACAACCGGGAACTGGATGCCGTGTTCTTTGCCACCAACTACCTCGGTATTTGTGGTATAGAAAGCATTCGCTCCCTCGGATTGCAGATAGGTAGTGAGCTGGGTATGGTGAGTTTCGATGACCACGACATATTCCGTCTGCTAAGTCCGGCAGTAACCTGCGTAGCCCAGCCGGTAGAAGAGATAGGGAGAATGCTGATCAGGATCCTGATGGCGGAACTGGATGAAACAGCAGAAGGGCCGCAACAGGTAGTACTGCCACTGGAACTGAGAGAACGTGAATCGTCCATGCCGGATAAGCAGTTAACGAAGGCATGA
- a CDS encoding FecR family protein codes for MNLDQIKHILERYNEGQSTAGEKQLIEEWFEGIQQPVSHIPETVIQQDLADVQAALHKNINVPRRRSLRPWYYAAAAITMLVAAASWFFQHYTRSAIPADNAAMAKVDNHKEIINGCYIVTTVKGKTEHLKLEDGSTVVLNAGSRLRYPIHFSESRDLYLEDGEAFFDVAPDPAHHFTVHSGGLSTTALGTSFNIRAYRNEQKITVALLSGKVKVSATGTKPVVLESSEQLSYDLQSLKVTRTTFSTPEATGWQQGTLVFKDASYEQVRNAIENTFAVTVINQSDKKAWTYTGSFRQETLQNVLETICLTESLSWSIARDTVILKNKK; via the coding sequence GTGAACCTTGATCAGATAAAGCACATACTGGAACGTTATAACGAAGGACAGTCCACAGCCGGGGAAAAACAGTTGATAGAAGAGTGGTTTGAAGGGATACAACAGCCTGTTTCGCACATTCCAGAAACTGTCATCCAGCAGGACCTCGCAGATGTACAAGCTGCACTGCACAAAAATATCAACGTGCCCCGCCGGCGCTCATTGCGCCCGTGGTATTATGCCGCAGCCGCTATCACTATGCTGGTAGCTGCCGCCAGCTGGTTTTTCCAGCACTATACCCGCTCCGCAATACCTGCGGACAATGCCGCTATGGCCAAAGTTGACAACCATAAAGAAATTATCAACGGATGCTATATCGTCACTACCGTAAAAGGTAAAACCGAACACCTGAAACTGGAAGATGGCAGCACCGTCGTGCTCAATGCCGGCAGCCGCCTCAGATATCCCATACACTTCAGCGAAAGTCGCGACCTCTACCTCGAAGACGGAGAAGCCTTCTTTGACGTAGCCCCCGACCCCGCACACCATTTCACCGTACACAGCGGAGGTCTCAGTACAACAGCGCTGGGCACCTCTTTCAATATACGCGCTTACCGCAACGAACAGAAAATCACCGTGGCCCTGCTAAGTGGCAAAGTAAAGGTATCCGCCACCGGCACTAAGCCTGTAGTACTTGAATCCAGTGAACAGTTGAGTTATGACCTGCAAAGCCTGAAAGTGACCAGAACGACCTTTAGCACCCCGGAAGCCACCGGATGGCAACAAGGTACCCTGGTCTTCAAAGATGCCTCGTATGAACAAGTGCGCAATGCCATTGAAAACACCTTTGCCGTAACCGTCATCAACCAAAGCGACAAAAAAGCATGGACCTATACCGGTAGCTTCCGGCAGGAAACCCTGCAAAATGTGCTGGAAACAATCTGTCTGACTGAATCACTGTCCTGGTCGATAGCGCGCGACACTGTAATTTTAAAAAATAAGAAATAA
- a CDS encoding SusC/RagA family TonB-linked outer membrane protein, with translation MRRSLLVSTLLLLFCCFTALAQNKKVVSGTVKDDKGQALPGVTILEKGTKNGAMTAPDGSFKISVAPEGTLVVSFLGYATQEIPVSGQSTINVALATDNKNLGEVVVTAMGIKREARSLGYSVSTVSAKDISQTGSPSFASALYGKAAGVKVVAAPGGASSGVSIQVRGITSVSGNSQPLYVVDGVPIRNMADPTKSSFNTTNNRIDGNGALDINPEDIESLTVLKGASASALYGSEATNGVVVITTKKGTKSRGIGVDLNYIYTAEMLQNSPDYQNEYGPGYAEAYNLSSGANAEGWITDTDGSLRPFYRAYESFGPKFDGRSVKYWDGSTRPYSANKNNYKDFFQTGYNSQFNAAVANANEFASYRFSYTRTDYKAITPGSNLNKNNFNLNATLKLHKKVTLDIISTFNNNYTHNRPTTLSDVLNSYGGFFSRMDDMNTYFNKYQTSHGYKYVTSTNSSYDQSEKLLYPIRATQLMDYMWTQLKNDYDENQNRFINSVTLNYSILDNLKFRGRIGNDYTGWKAENKEHNTQPTYVGTSGKYGIEQRTNSLLYGDALLTYNSKIGKNWDLGVSGGFTARKQNFQYQQSTTTVGLASENWFSLNNSAGTLYTVSNRGEQIDVAGFGILNVSYKGWLYLEATGRSERTSTLAPGRNSYTYPSANAGFVFSDVIKLPSWWNYGKLRASYGLTGNHPTLFVAPVAYSQYGVSLNGQYLVYQQAQGSSFGNDKLESEQKREFEFGLETRIIGGKVGVDLTYYNNKVKQQILEITTPQTAGATSQYINAGDLANFGFEGAINATPVQTKDFRWDTRLNVAVNRNKLVSLPSTLPNITNDLESGYVIARSEVGDPLGNIYVHPHNMDANGNYKVDGNGLYTYNTDAYIKVGNMMPKVVGGFSNTFSYKAFSLDVTLDYRLGGKLVSIPSYYAVGAGMYKSTLKYRDAAHGGIGYNVVGDESSFPPNYVATAVGETATRYNGLILDGVTDDNGTKNTKVTSAGIYYDAQYGWHSGDYSQAVFNNSYIKVREVALTYNMPKSIINKLHFQGLQVALIGRNLFYVYKSLPYGLDPEVATGSRWIDQGMNSGGMAPTRSLGASVRARF, from the coding sequence ATGCGAAGATCTCTATTAGTAAGCACACTGCTTCTTTTGTTCTGCTGCTTTACTGCTTTGGCACAGAACAAAAAAGTCGTGTCCGGGACTGTTAAAGATGACAAAGGACAGGCTCTTCCAGGAGTTACCATCCTGGAAAAGGGCACTAAGAACGGAGCAATGACTGCTCCGGATGGTTCCTTTAAAATCTCTGTTGCTCCTGAAGGAACTCTGGTTGTTTCCTTTTTAGGTTACGCTACTCAGGAAATTCCGGTAAGTGGCCAATCGACAATTAATGTTGCCCTTGCTACTGACAACAAAAATCTGGGCGAAGTGGTGGTAACCGCGATGGGTATTAAAAGAGAAGCCCGTTCCCTGGGTTACTCTGTAAGTACTGTAAGCGCAAAAGACATCTCTCAAACTGGTTCTCCTAGTTTCGCTTCTGCCCTGTACGGTAAAGCTGCCGGTGTAAAGGTAGTTGCTGCTCCAGGTGGTGCCAGCTCTGGTGTATCTATCCAGGTGAGAGGTATCACCTCTGTATCTGGTAACTCTCAGCCACTGTATGTTGTGGATGGTGTGCCTATCAGAAACATGGCTGATCCTACCAAATCAAGCTTCAACACTACTAACAACCGTATCGATGGTAACGGTGCACTGGATATCAACCCTGAAGATATCGAGAGCCTGACTGTACTGAAAGGTGCTTCTGCATCTGCACTGTATGGTTCTGAAGCTACCAACGGTGTAGTTGTAATCACTACCAAGAAAGGTACCAAATCAAGAGGTATAGGTGTTGATCTGAACTATATTTACACTGCTGAGATGCTGCAGAACAGCCCTGACTATCAGAACGAATATGGTCCTGGTTATGCAGAAGCTTACAACTTATCTTCCGGTGCAAATGCTGAAGGTTGGATTACTGACACTGATGGTTCTCTTCGTCCTTTCTACAGAGCGTATGAGTCTTTCGGTCCTAAATTCGATGGCAGAAGTGTTAAATATTGGGATGGTTCTACCCGTCCATATTCAGCGAACAAGAATAACTATAAGGATTTCTTCCAGACTGGTTACAACTCTCAGTTCAACGCTGCTGTTGCTAACGCAAACGAATTTGCTTCTTACCGTTTCTCTTATACCCGTACGGATTATAAAGCTATCACCCCAGGATCTAACCTGAACAAGAATAACTTTAACCTGAACGCTACGCTGAAACTGCACAAGAAAGTAACTTTAGACATCATTTCTACTTTCAATAACAACTACACTCATAACCGTCCTACTACGCTGAGCGATGTATTGAATTCTTACGGTGGTTTCTTCAGCCGTATGGATGATATGAATACATACTTCAACAAGTACCAGACTTCTCATGGTTATAAGTATGTAACCTCTACTAACTCCAGCTACGATCAGAGCGAGAAACTGCTTTATCCGATCAGAGCTACTCAGCTGATGGACTATATGTGGACACAGCTGAAAAACGACTACGATGAAAACCAAAACCGTTTCATCAACAGCGTAACTTTAAACTATTCTATACTGGATAATCTGAAGTTCCGTGGTCGTATTGGTAATGACTACACTGGCTGGAAAGCTGAAAATAAAGAACATAATACCCAGCCTACTTATGTAGGTACCAGTGGTAAATATGGTATCGAACAGAGAACAAACAGCCTCCTGTACGGAGATGCGTTGTTGACTTACAATTCTAAGATTGGTAAGAACTGGGATCTGGGTGTATCCGGTGGTTTCACTGCCAGAAAACAAAACTTCCAGTATCAGCAGAGCACTACCACTGTAGGTTTGGCCAGTGAAAACTGGTTCTCTCTGAACAACTCTGCAGGTACTCTGTATACAGTATCTAATCGTGGTGAGCAGATCGACGTTGCTGGTTTCGGTATCCTTAACGTAAGCTACAAAGGTTGGTTATACCTCGAAGCAACAGGTCGTTCTGAAAGGACTTCTACCCTGGCTCCAGGCAGAAATAGCTATACTTACCCTTCTGCAAACGCAGGTTTCGTATTCTCTGATGTAATCAAATTACCATCCTGGTGGAACTACGGTAAACTGAGAGCTTCTTACGGTTTAACCGGTAACCACCCAACCCTGTTCGTAGCACCAGTTGCTTACAGCCAGTATGGTGTTTCCCTGAATGGTCAATACCTGGTATATCAACAAGCTCAGGGTAGCAGCTTCGGTAACGATAAGCTGGAATCTGAGCAGAAGAGAGAGTTTGAATTTGGTCTGGAAACAAGAATCATTGGCGGTAAAGTTGGTGTAGATCTGACTTACTACAATAACAAAGTAAAGCAACAGATCCTTGAGATCACTACTCCTCAGACAGCAGGTGCTACTTCCCAGTACATCAACGCTGGTGACCTGGCAAACTTCGGTTTTGAAGGTGCAATCAACGCCACTCCGGTTCAAACTAAAGACTTCCGTTGGGATACCCGTCTGAACGTTGCAGTGAACCGTAACAAACTGGTTAGCCTGCCTTCTACATTACCTAACATCACTAACGATCTGGAAAGTGGTTATGTAATCGCAAGATCAGAAGTAGGTGATCCCCTGGGTAACATCTACGTTCACCCACACAACATGGATGCAAACGGTAACTACAAAGTAGACGGTAACGGTCTGTATACTTACAATACCGATGCTTACATCAAGGTTGGTAACATGATGCCTAAGGTTGTAGGAGGTTTCTCAAACACTTTCTCTTACAAAGCATTCTCACTGGATGTGACCCTGGATTACCGTTTAGGTGGTAAACTGGTATCCATTCCTTCTTACTATGCAGTTGGTGCTGGTATGTACAAGAGCACTCTCAAATATAGAGATGCAGCTCATGGCGGTATTGGTTATAATGTGGTTGGTGATGAAAGCAGCTTTCCTCCTAATTATGTGGCAACTGCCGTTGGTGAAACCGCAACCCGTTACAATGGTCTGATCCTGGATGGTGTCACTGATGATAACGGTACTAAAAATACAAAAGTAACTTCCGCTGGTATCTATTATGATGCACAGTACGGATGGCATTCTGGTGACTACTCTCAGGCAGTATTCAACAACAGCTATATCAAAGTGCGTGAAGTTGCACTGACTTACAACATGCCTAAGAGCATCATTAACAAATTACATTTCCAGGGTCTGCAGGTAGCACTGATCGGCCGTAACCTGTTCTACGTTTACAAATCCCTGCCTTATGGCCTGGATCCGGAAGTTGCAACTGGCTCACGCTGGATTGATCAGGGTATGAACAGTGGTGGTATGGCTCCTACAAGAAGCCTTGGTGCTAGCGTTCGTGCTCGCTTCTAA
- a CDS encoding SusC/RagA family TonB-linked outer membrane protein, with translation MKGRSYLMKVCIVVIFLLISLLPGRKAIAQISISLHNKPVTEIMDAIATRQHISFHYDKATVDVDKPVSFNCNNLTLTQALDQLSALTGFQFTLRGENVIVSAVPENIQLHNPLALQKEISGRVLSLHGSPLPGVTVIIKNTTRGVKTDDAGYYAINTGLSDVLIFRSVGYINREIMVPVATTTLDITLTENIKGLNELIVTALGIPKNNKELPYSTGLLNSDDISTVKDANVINNLSGRIAGVMINRSASGIGGSARVVLRGNKSTRENQPLYIIDGVPMANFTPSQPTDIWGESSGITGNGGRDGGDGISNLNPDDIESISVLKSASAAALYGSQAANGVIMITTKKGHSGKGHIEVSSDLTAEIPLLLPALQYRYAQTTPPYTDEKQAGSADSWGAPIHAKDHVKPFFNTGLTSMNGLSISGGIEKTQYYISYSNTMNRGIMPINRLQKHNFNMRVTSDLLGNKLHIDANISYLVQYAVNRPSSGLYFNPLTGLYTFPRGLDFNSYKEYQYFDNSRNMYMQNWWNINNSLGWTGQDDQQNPYWIQKRDEREDNRHRGLASLSARYRFNDWLSLQGRTNFDKSDDQYEMKAYAGTQQVLSPPNGRYTLEKESNKQFYADMMLTAARQVSPSWKLQGMLGASITDIRAHDRSLISTNATAAEGLIVANKFSVKNIASNALDAQQSVERKQLQALFGSAQVHFKNSIFLDLTGRNDWSSTFAFTPIKDKGYFYYSSGISTIISELVKLPAIISFAKVRLSYAKAGNDIAPYSSRPARFILQTTAGVSRVNFNTRTPYPGIYLKPEDNRSLEAGTEIRLLKDRISLDFTWYKNNNYQQYMEVRAPSGSGYLYYYLNLGNIQNKGVEATLTIVPVQHTNIRWSTTINCTVNCNRVKQLSSNTIPGAGPDNYYILTDFNTNMYGSFIKEGGSWGDIYTNKELYKNEKGQYVIDDQGNLVTRNVFKKVGNPNPRLITGWSNTLEYRHFTLSCLIDGRFGGEVMSVTSSVLDNYGVSERSAKARDNGGVALNAVYENGVPLTVPYDARKFFSTIGGRAGIGEMYMYDATNIRLRELSLTYEVPVKNKYINRLQIGLLGKNLCFFKLKAPFDPEVAMSSGNGLQGIDVFGVSATRSIGIHVKAAF, from the coding sequence ATGAAGGGAAGATCATACTTAATGAAAGTATGTATTGTCGTAATATTCCTGTTAATATCACTATTACCAGGCAGGAAAGCTATTGCCCAGATCAGCATTTCACTTCACAACAAACCCGTCACGGAAATTATGGATGCCATTGCCACCAGGCAACACATTAGTTTCCACTATGATAAAGCCACCGTTGATGTGGATAAACCCGTTTCTTTCAATTGTAACAATCTTACCCTTACACAGGCACTGGACCAGCTGTCTGCATTGACTGGTTTTCAATTTACACTCAGAGGTGAGAATGTGATTGTAAGCGCTGTACCAGAAAATATACAGCTGCATAACCCCCTTGCATTGCAAAAGGAAATCAGTGGCAGAGTGCTGTCTTTGCATGGTTCACCACTACCCGGTGTGACCGTCATAATTAAAAACACCACAAGAGGTGTGAAGACGGATGATGCAGGGTATTACGCAATTAATACCGGTTTGAGCGACGTGCTCATCTTCCGCTCTGTAGGTTATATCAACAGAGAAATAATGGTGCCCGTAGCGACTACCACACTCGATATCACACTTACTGAAAATATCAAAGGTCTGAATGAACTCATCGTGACCGCACTGGGTATTCCTAAAAACAATAAAGAACTCCCCTACTCTACCGGCTTACTCAACAGCGATGATATCTCCACCGTAAAAGATGCCAATGTGATCAATAACCTCTCAGGCAGAATAGCCGGTGTGATGATCAACAGAAGTGCTTCTGGCATTGGCGGCTCTGCAAGAGTGGTATTGAGAGGGAATAAATCTACCCGCGAGAATCAACCTTTGTATATCATCGATGGCGTACCAATGGCCAACTTCACCCCTTCTCAACCTACTGACATCTGGGGCGAATCATCGGGTATCACTGGCAATGGTGGTCGTGACGGCGGTGATGGGATCTCGAACCTGAACCCTGACGATATTGAAAGCATCAGTGTACTAAAAAGCGCCTCCGCAGCAGCTTTGTATGGTAGCCAGGCAGCGAATGGCGTAATCATGATCACGACTAAAAAAGGGCATTCAGGCAAAGGGCATATTGAAGTATCTTCTGACCTTACGGCCGAAATACCTTTACTCCTGCCCGCCCTGCAATATCGCTATGCACAAACTACACCTCCTTATACTGATGAAAAGCAAGCCGGTTCTGCCGATAGCTGGGGTGCACCTATTCATGCCAAAGACCATGTGAAACCATTCTTCAACACTGGACTGACTTCTATGAATGGATTATCTATCAGTGGCGGGATTGAAAAAACACAGTATTATATATCGTATTCTAATACCATGAACAGGGGCATCATGCCCATCAACAGACTACAAAAACATAACTTCAATATGCGCGTCACCAGCGACCTGCTCGGGAATAAACTGCATATTGATGCAAATATCTCTTACCTGGTACAATACGCTGTAAACAGGCCCTCAAGTGGTTTATATTTTAACCCGCTTACTGGTTTATACACATTTCCACGAGGACTGGATTTCAATAGTTACAAAGAGTACCAGTACTTTGACAATAGCAGGAACATGTATATGCAGAACTGGTGGAATATCAACAACAGCCTGGGATGGACCGGACAGGATGATCAGCAGAACCCCTATTGGATCCAGAAAAGAGATGAGCGGGAAGATAACCGCCACAGAGGACTGGCTTCTCTCTCCGCCAGGTACCGTTTCAATGACTGGCTCTCATTACAGGGCAGAACTAACTTTGATAAGAGCGATGACCAATACGAAATGAAAGCCTATGCAGGTACCCAACAGGTGCTCTCTCCACCCAATGGCAGGTATACCCTTGAAAAAGAAAGTAACAAACAGTTCTATGCAGATATGATGCTGACCGCTGCCAGACAGGTATCCCCTTCCTGGAAACTACAAGGCATGCTGGGTGCCAGCATCACCGATATCAGGGCACACGACAGAAGCCTGATCAGCACGAATGCCACAGCGGCGGAAGGATTGATCGTAGCCAATAAATTCTCTGTAAAAAACATTGCATCCAATGCACTGGATGCACAGCAAAGTGTAGAACGAAAACAACTACAGGCGCTGTTTGGGAGTGCACAGGTGCACTTTAAAAACAGCATCTTTTTAGACCTTACAGGGCGTAATGACTGGAGCAGCACATTTGCTTTTACTCCTATCAAAGACAAAGGTTACTTTTATTATTCCTCAGGTATCAGTACCATTATCAGTGAACTGGTAAAACTACCTGCTATCATCAGCTTCGCGAAGGTACGGCTTTCGTATGCAAAGGCAGGGAATGACATTGCTCCTTATTCCTCCCGGCCTGCAAGGTTTATCTTACAAACCACTGCTGGTGTATCAAGAGTGAATTTCAATACACGTACACCTTATCCCGGTATTTACCTGAAACCGGAAGATAACCGTTCGCTGGAAGCCGGTACGGAGATCAGATTACTGAAAGACAGGATCAGCCTTGACTTTACCTGGTATAAGAACAATAACTATCAACAATACATGGAAGTGCGTGCACCTTCCGGTTCCGGTTATCTCTACTACTATCTGAACCTTGGAAACATCCAGAACAAAGGTGTGGAGGCCACGCTCACCATCGTGCCTGTACAGCATACTAATATTCGCTGGTCTACGACCATCAACTGTACAGTAAACTGTAACAGGGTAAAGCAGCTAAGCAGCAATACCATTCCCGGTGCTGGCCCTGACAACTACTATATCCTCACTGACTTCAATACCAACATGTATGGCTCCTTTATCAAAGAAGGTGGCAGCTGGGGTGATATTTATACCAACAAAGAACTGTATAAAAACGAGAAAGGTCAGTATGTGATAGATGATCAGGGCAACCTCGTGACGAGAAATGTATTCAAAAAAGTAGGCAACCCCAATCCACGCCTGATCACCGGTTGGAGCAATACCCTCGAATACAGACACTTTACACTCAGCTGTCTCATAGACGGCCGCTTTGGAGGCGAAGTGATGAGTGTGACCAGCTCTGTGCTGGACAATTACGGAGTAAGTGAGCGTAGTGCCAAAGCCAGAGACAACGGTGGTGTGGCGCTGAATGCGGTGTACGAAAATGGAGTGCCTCTCACCGTACCATACGATGCCCGTAAGTTCTTCTCCACCATCGGAGGCAGAGCCGGCATCGGAGAAATGTATATGTATGATGCTACCAATATAAGATTAAGAGAACTTTCATTGACTTATGAAGTACCTGTCAAAAATAAGTACATCAACCGCCTGCAAATAGGATTGTTGGGGAAAAACCTGTGCTTCTTTAAACTGAAAGCCCCCTTTGATCCGGAAGTGGCAATGAGCAGTGGAAATGGTTTGCAGGGCATAGATGTATTTGGAGTATCGGCTACAAGAAGTATTGGCATACATGTGAAGGCCGCATTTTAA
- a CDS encoding AraC family transcriptional regulator has product MKPILIKVGAFADNQITIIERSDPYFNTPFHFHPECELVYVTESNGKRIVGDSIESFDVGDMVFLGPHIPHVWYNDESYYKNNEALKARSVVIYFPKDIFGDKFYGLPETKALTDLFHRAQRGMKIIGPTYDLLKDQILQLPKKEGLERIISLLSILKVLTETKDVQYLASTGYSHAFNAKDNHKIDEVFKYVMSNFSKEISLQDVASITNLSPQSFCRFFKNRTKKSFVQFLNEVRIGHACKRLTEEDWSIAEIAYSCGFKNLSNFNRFFKEIVGKTPKEYKNELRLKEA; this is encoded by the coding sequence ATGAAACCCATTCTGATTAAAGTGGGGGCGTTTGCCGACAATCAGATCACCATCATTGAGAGAAGTGATCCTTATTTCAATACTCCATTCCATTTTCACCCGGAATGTGAGCTGGTATACGTTACGGAGAGCAACGGTAAAAGAATTGTAGGCGACAGCATTGAGAGTTTTGATGTAGGAGATATGGTGTTTCTGGGACCACACATTCCACATGTATGGTACAATGATGAAAGCTACTACAAGAACAACGAAGCGCTGAAAGCAAGATCTGTGGTAATTTATTTTCCGAAAGACATTTTCGGGGATAAGTTCTATGGATTGCCTGAGACAAAGGCATTGACTGATTTATTTCATCGTGCACAACGTGGAATGAAGATTATAGGCCCTACCTATGATCTGCTGAAAGATCAGATCCTGCAGCTACCAAAGAAAGAAGGACTGGAAAGGATCATTTCATTGCTGAGTATCCTGAAAGTATTGACAGAGACAAAGGATGTACAATACCTGGCAAGTACAGGTTATTCACATGCTTTCAATGCGAAGGATAATCATAAAATTGATGAAGTATTCAAATATGTAATGAGTAACTTCAGCAAGGAAATCTCTTTGCAGGATGTGGCAAGTATTACGAATTTGTCTCCGCAGTCTTTTTGCCGGTTCTTTAAGAACAGAACAAAGAAGTCGTTTGTGCAGTTTTTGAATGAGGTGAGAATTGGGCATGCGTGTAAGAGATTGACAGAAGAGGATTGGTCAATAGCGGAGATTGCTTATTCGTGTGGCTTTAAGAATTTGTCGAATTTTAACAGGTTTTTTAAGGAAATAGTGGGTAAAACACCTAAAGAGTATAAGAATGAATTGCGATTGAAGGAGGCTTAA
- a CDS encoding RNA polymerase sigma factor — protein MYSNYSDTQLLSLLQEDNIMAFNAIYARYSQPLYLYILSKIEPAEAGKDVLQELFTSLWERRHTLSVNESLKSYLYQSARHKIIDIYRKNNTYRKYLQQLIEHFDVQPGSITELLDSKTRTEDVFETINQLPERMKEIFILSRVEHQTVEQIAIRLGLSQQTVKNQITKALKILRTNHAQTDIVLLLLTAAFFYN, from the coding sequence ATGTATAGTAATTACTCAGACACCCAATTACTTTCATTGCTTCAGGAAGATAACATAATGGCCTTCAACGCTATCTACGCACGTTATAGCCAGCCCTTATACCTCTATATCCTGAGCAAGATTGAACCTGCCGAAGCAGGCAAGGATGTATTACAGGAACTCTTTACCTCCCTCTGGGAAAGAAGACACACGCTGAGCGTCAACGAATCGTTGAAATCGTACCTCTACCAGTCGGCCCGACATAAGATCATAGACATTTACCGCAAGAACAATACTTACCGCAAATACCTGCAACAACTCATCGAACACTTTGATGTGCAACCCGGTAGTATCACAGAACTACTGGATAGCAAAACACGTACAGAAGATGTGTTTGAAACCATCAACCAACTCCCTGAACGAATGAAGGAGATCTTCATCCTGAGCAGGGTAGAACACCAAACGGTGGAACAGATAGCCATACGCCTTGGACTGTCTCAGCAAACGGTTAAAAACCAGATTACCAAGGCATTAAAAATCCTGCGTACCAACCATGCCCAGACAGACATCGTTTTGCTGCTGCTGACCGCTGCTTTTTTTTACAATTGA